In Streptomyces longhuiensis, the following proteins share a genomic window:
- a CDS encoding RHS repeat-associated core domain-containing protein, with the protein MGYTIPGWLDEILDFIGINFPNVDEDDYREMADAMREFAEKFEGHGGDAHKAFSRILSSSEGWAVDSMEKHWNQIKASHLEKLPELARLFADACDVLAEIIEWMKHKAEAELAIMAGSVGLSIGLAWVTGGLSAILGAAEIQAMRQVVKRIVDEAVDRIVDEVISKLTEPVNAKLEAMVEDMVLDLADGAFHMPPANGGAGGGHGGKGGMHLDSAGDAGTGPDKVTRINHVEFEDGAGKVSRHGSDMHTAASDPLGRVKGAFGRSKGRDPFTKAFDSVLHGAIKGSEKALKKISTHITETVPERVKGASRTHKGKDHDVRDKVNAITGGKKDGDGKGGVRTRINDSVKRLPDSTKDAWDRARDKAIALGQRRCKTDPVDVASGEMVLNQTDLTLPGVLPLVLERTHISGYHYGHAFGPSWASMLDERLELSGSGAVWARPDGSLLAYPRLPREDGEEVLPLEGERIPLTYAGQSALGDITYVTADVRSGLTRRFVGNPYSSGSLYWLSDVEDRNGNGVQFLRDAQGLPSTVLHEGGYRVRVTRDPELGRVTALDVETPEGQVRVTSFGYDEHHRLAGVSGARDVPLRFTYDDENRVTSWTDRNGHTYGYVYDAAGRVVETVGPDGALSSHFEYDTAARETRFTDSAGAVTVTRLNALGQTVSETDPLGSTVHFEWDRYDNLLARTDELGHTSRFTYDESGNLRTIAYPDGRHASTTYNTLHLPETITGPDGSVWRQRFDDRGNRTAMIAPDGTSTTFTYDASGALATARFPNGATETRTNDQTGLVLSVSDGHGATYAVRRDPFGRPLESIDPAGSVTRMEWTADGWLTRRTAADGTSERWTYDEEGNCLTHTGPTGGVTRFEYTWFDLLAARTGRDGARYKFAYDTELRLTGVTDPQGRTWSYRYGPSGLTESQTDFDGRTTTYEYDAARRLVARTTPLGQRVAFTFDAVGNVLEKDAAGVLTRYTYDAADQLIGAVSPTSSLSLERDVMGRLFTETVDGHSMRFGYDAHGELVSRTTPTGAVTSYRYDTAGNRTRVDLAGHPLDFTHDVLGRETARTLGPAHAPVTLASRWDALGRLAARSLTTARGPLRDRSYSYRADGFLTRVAERHDGTDQLFELDLAGRPVGVTAGDWAERYAYDDAGNQTAAHWPDAARSTGSRGERAYEGTRLLAADGLRYEYDGAGRVVLRQKRRLSRKPDTWRYAWDAEDRLVSCTTPDGTEWRYTYDAVGRRTAKHRMAADGSGAVATVRFAWEGTQLAEETDSTTGVTLTWEYEGLQPMSQLERRIPADAAQHEVDSRFFAIVTDVIGTPTELVGEQGDIAWYKRSTVWGITTRNRDAQAHTPLRFPGQYADPETGLHYNLNRHYDPETARYVSADPLGLVPAPNPAAYVVNPFTFMDPEGLVAKGCTQESGWYGGLLPANTKNDGSKYPQPMEVNHIPAKSAYKDVIEPGFYIANKPHKKQKVNNGPAIRMQRDHHEQLYSTGYSLQSQAWQQYQRELINSGRITEAMRMDIDDIKRRFPGTYDQHIKDMVASLDDNKPLQDMLKTRGWKIDKAALLA; encoded by the coding sequence ATGGGTTACACGATTCCGGGCTGGCTGGACGAGATCCTGGACTTCATCGGGATCAATTTCCCGAACGTCGACGAGGACGACTACCGCGAAATGGCAGACGCCATGCGGGAGTTCGCGGAGAAGTTCGAGGGACACGGCGGCGACGCGCACAAGGCGTTCTCCCGGATCCTGTCCTCCTCCGAGGGCTGGGCCGTCGACTCCATGGAGAAGCACTGGAACCAGATCAAGGCCAGTCACCTGGAGAAGCTCCCTGAGCTGGCCCGGCTGTTCGCGGACGCCTGTGACGTCCTCGCCGAGATCATCGAGTGGATGAAGCACAAGGCCGAGGCCGAACTCGCCATCATGGCAGGCTCGGTGGGCCTGTCCATCGGGCTCGCCTGGGTGACGGGCGGTCTGTCGGCGATTCTCGGTGCGGCCGAGATCCAGGCGATGCGTCAGGTGGTCAAGCGGATCGTCGACGAAGCGGTCGACCGGATCGTCGACGAGGTGATCTCGAAGCTCACCGAGCCGGTCAATGCGAAGCTGGAGGCGATGGTCGAGGACATGGTCCTGGACCTGGCGGACGGCGCGTTCCACATGCCCCCGGCCAACGGTGGCGCCGGTGGCGGGCACGGCGGCAAGGGCGGAATGCATCTTGACTCGGCCGGCGATGCCGGCACTGGCCCGGACAAGGTCACCCGTATCAATCACGTCGAGTTCGAGGACGGCGCGGGCAAGGTGTCCCGGCACGGCAGCGACATGCACACGGCTGCCTCCGACCCACTGGGCCGGGTCAAGGGCGCGTTCGGCCGCAGCAAGGGCCGCGACCCCTTCACGAAGGCCTTCGACAGCGTGCTGCACGGCGCGATCAAGGGCTCCGAGAAGGCCCTGAAGAAGATCAGCACACACATCACCGAGACCGTTCCGGAGCGAGTCAAGGGCGCGTCCCGGACCCACAAGGGCAAGGACCACGACGTCCGCGACAAGGTCAATGCCATCACAGGAGGCAAGAAGGACGGCGACGGCAAGGGCGGTGTACGCACCCGGATCAACGACTCCGTCAAGCGCCTGCCCGACTCCACGAAGGACGCCTGGGACAGGGCCCGCGACAAGGCCATCGCCCTCGGGCAGCGCCGCTGCAAAACCGACCCGGTGGACGTCGCCAGCGGTGAGATGGTGCTGAACCAGACGGACCTGACGCTGCCGGGCGTCCTGCCCCTGGTGCTGGAGCGCACCCACATATCCGGCTACCACTACGGCCACGCCTTCGGACCGAGCTGGGCCTCGATGCTGGACGAGCGGCTTGAACTGTCCGGCAGCGGCGCGGTCTGGGCCCGGCCCGACGGCTCGCTCCTCGCGTACCCCCGGCTGCCGCGCGAGGACGGCGAGGAGGTGCTGCCGCTGGAGGGCGAGCGGATCCCCCTCACGTACGCCGGACAGTCGGCCCTCGGCGACATCACCTACGTCACGGCCGACGTCCGCTCGGGCCTCACCAGGCGCTTCGTCGGCAACCCGTACTCCTCGGGCAGCCTGTACTGGCTGAGCGACGTCGAGGACCGCAACGGCAACGGCGTCCAGTTCCTGCGCGACGCGCAGGGCCTGCCCTCGACGGTGCTGCACGAGGGCGGCTACCGGGTACGTGTCACCCGTGACCCGGAGCTCGGCCGGGTCACAGCCCTCGACGTCGAGACGCCCGAGGGCCAGGTCCGCGTCACCTCGTTCGGCTACGACGAGCACCACCGGCTGGCCGGGGTGTCGGGCGCGCGCGACGTGCCCCTGCGGTTCACGTACGACGACGAGAACCGTGTGACGTCCTGGACCGACCGGAACGGCCACACCTACGGCTATGTGTACGACGCCGCGGGCCGCGTCGTGGAGACGGTAGGTCCCGACGGCGCGCTGTCCTCGCACTTCGAGTACGACACCGCGGCCCGCGAGACCCGTTTCACGGACTCGGCCGGCGCGGTGACCGTCACCCGCCTCAACGCCCTCGGCCAGACGGTCAGCGAGACCGACCCGCTCGGCAGCACGGTGCACTTCGAGTGGGACCGGTACGACAACCTGCTGGCCCGCACGGACGAGCTGGGGCACACGTCCCGCTTCACGTACGACGAGTCCGGCAACCTGCGCACGATCGCGTACCCGGACGGACGCCACGCTTCGACCACGTACAACACCCTGCACCTGCCGGAGACGATCACCGGGCCGGACGGCTCGGTGTGGCGGCAGCGCTTCGACGATCGCGGGAACCGCACCGCGATGATCGCGCCCGACGGCACCTCGACGACGTTCACGTACGACGCGTCGGGCGCGCTCGCCACCGCGAGGTTCCCGAACGGCGCGACGGAGACCCGCACCAACGACCAGACGGGCCTGGTCCTCTCGGTCTCCGACGGGCACGGCGCTACCTACGCCGTGCGGCGCGACCCCTTCGGACGACCGCTGGAGAGCATCGACCCGGCAGGCTCCGTCACCCGCATGGAGTGGACCGCCGACGGCTGGCTCACCCGGCGCACCGCGGCCGACGGGACGAGCGAGCGGTGGACGTACGACGAGGAGGGCAACTGCCTCACCCACACCGGTCCCACCGGTGGCGTGACCCGCTTCGAGTACACGTGGTTCGACCTCCTGGCCGCCCGCACAGGCCGGGACGGGGCGCGGTACAAGTTCGCCTACGACACCGAGCTCCGGCTCACCGGGGTGACCGACCCGCAGGGCAGGACGTGGAGTTACCGGTACGGGCCCTCGGGTCTGACCGAGTCCCAGACCGACTTCGACGGCCGCACGACGACGTACGAGTACGACGCGGCGCGCCGCCTCGTCGCCCGGACGACCCCGCTCGGGCAGCGCGTCGCCTTCACGTTCGACGCGGTGGGCAACGTGCTGGAGAAGGACGCCGCCGGTGTGCTCACCCGCTACACCTACGACGCTGCCGACCAGCTGATCGGCGCCGTGTCGCCGACCTCGTCGCTGTCCCTGGAGCGCGACGTCATGGGCCGGCTGTTCACCGAGACGGTCGACGGGCACAGCATGCGCTTCGGCTACGACGCGCACGGCGAACTGGTCTCGCGCACCACCCCCACCGGTGCCGTCACGTCGTACCGCTACGACACCGCGGGCAACCGGACCCGGGTGGATCTCGCCGGTCACCCGCTGGACTTCACCCACGACGTCTTGGGCCGCGAGACCGCCCGCACGCTGGGCCCCGCCCACGCGCCGGTCACGCTCGCCTCCCGGTGGGACGCGCTCGGCCGGCTGGCGGCCCGGTCGCTGACCACGGCCCGCGGCCCCCTGCGCGACCGCTCCTACAGCTACCGGGCCGACGGATTCCTGACGCGGGTCGCGGAGCGGCACGATGGCACGGATCAGCTGTTCGAGCTCGACCTGGCGGGGCGTCCGGTCGGCGTCACCGCGGGCGACTGGGCGGAGCGCTACGCCTACGACGACGCCGGAAACCAGACCGCCGCCCACTGGCCCGACGCCGCCCGGTCCACCGGGAGCCGCGGTGAGCGCGCCTACGAGGGCACCCGGCTGCTGGCTGCGGACGGGCTGCGCTACGAGTACGACGGCGCCGGACGCGTCGTCCTGCGCCAGAAGCGACGGCTGTCGCGCAAGCCCGACACCTGGCGTTACGCCTGGGATGCGGAGGACCGTCTCGTCTCGTGCACGACGCCCGACGGCACCGAGTGGCGCTACACCTACGACGCCGTGGGCCGCCGCACGGCCAAGCACCGCATGGCGGCGGACGGAAGCGGCGCGGTGGCCACGGTCCGCTTCGCCTGGGAGGGCACCCAGCTGGCCGAGGAGACCGACTCGACCACCGGAGTGACCCTGACCTGGGAGTACGAGGGCCTGCAGCCGATGTCGCAGCTGGAGCGGCGGATTCCCGCCGACGCCGCACAGCACGAGGTGGACAGCCGGTTCTTCGCCATCGTCACCGATGTCATCGGCACCCCGACGGAACTCGTCGGCGAGCAGGGCGACATCGCCTGGTACAAGCGGTCCACGGTCTGGGGCATCACCACGCGCAACCGCGACGCCCAGGCACACACACCGTTGCGCTTCCCCGGCCAGTACGCGGACCCGGAGACGGGCCTGCACTACAACCTGAACCGGCACTACGACCCCGAGACGGCCCGCTACGTGTCGGCCGACCCGCTCGGCCTGGTGCCCGCGCCCAACCCGGCCGCGTACGTCGTCAATCCCTTTACGTTCATGGACCCCGAGGGCCTGGTCGCGAAGGGCTGCACGCAGGAGAGCGGCTGGTACGGCGGCCTGCTGCCGGCCAACACGAAGAATGACGGGTCGAAGTACCCGCAGCCGATGGAGGTCAACCACATCCCGGCCAAGTCGGCGTACAAGGACGTCATCGAGCCCGGTTTCTACATAGCGAACAAGCCGCACAAGAAGCAGAAGGTCAACAACGGCCCGGCCATCCGCATGCAGCGCGACCACCACGAGCAGCTGTACAGCACCGGGTACTCACTGCAGTCGCAGGCATGGCAGCAGTACCAGCGTGAGCTGATCAACTCGGGGCGGATCACCGAGGCCATGCGCATGGACATCGACGACATCAAGCGGCGC
- a CDS encoding transposase family protein codes for MAAPMGGPVSRLPRPAGRTHKLTPDQKEANRALAIGRAPVKHGFAHLKNWRILIKLRTDPARATRLLRALLVLTNIEINR; via the coding sequence TTGGCCGCGCCGATGGGCGGGCCGGTCAGCCGTCTACCCCGGCCGGCCGGCCGCACTCACAAGCTCACCCCGGACCAGAAGGAAGCCAACCGCGCCCTTGCGATCGGACGGGCACCGGTCAAGCACGGCTTCGCCCATCTCAAGAACTGGCGGATCCTCATCAAGCTCCGCACCGACCCCGCCCGCGCCACCCGCCTCCTGCGCGCTCTGCTCGTCCTGACGAACATCGAAATCAACCGCTGA
- a CDS encoding acetolactate synthase large subunit encodes MSDAEHRKQTPDGAAELLVRCLENEGVEVVFGVPGEENIRFTNALARSEKIRYVLTRHEQAASFMAEMHGRLTGSAGVMSATLGPGAINLMLGVADAMTNSTPVVAITAQVGKERNYKESHQFVDLVSMFAPVTKWSAEVPATQAIPEMVRRAFKTAESERPGAVYLAVPEDVDAATEGSDLRPLRRNVVQPEAPSPKQIKRAVELLREARRPVILAGHGAARGGAAESLTAFATALDVSTATTFHGKGVLPDDHPCATGTFGFMRRDYTNFGFEEADVVIAVGYELQEFDPSRINPDGNKKIVHIHRVPAEVDDSYSVDVGIIGDISASLDALATELDGLRWTIDDEDTLATRALLAKELEQGAADERYPLAPQRVIADTRAALGRDDIVLVDTGALKMWMARLYPTYAPNTCLISNGLSTMGFSLPGALAVQLARPQTKVLAAVGDGSFLMHSQEIETAVRENIPLTVLIWEDNGYGLIKWKMDLEVGENSNTDFGNPDIVQYARSFGAKGYHIESAGDLLPTLREALADPGVSIINCPVDYAENMNLIKHLGHLDSTL; translated from the coding sequence GTGAGCGACGCCGAGCACCGGAAGCAGACCCCCGACGGAGCGGCCGAACTCCTGGTTCGCTGCCTGGAGAACGAGGGCGTCGAGGTGGTGTTCGGCGTACCCGGCGAGGAGAACATCCGTTTCACCAACGCCCTCGCCCGCTCGGAGAAGATCCGCTACGTCCTCACCCGGCACGAGCAGGCCGCGTCTTTCATGGCGGAGATGCACGGCCGGCTCACCGGCTCGGCGGGTGTGATGTCCGCGACGCTGGGGCCCGGCGCGATCAACCTGATGCTGGGCGTTGCCGACGCTATGACGAACAGCACGCCCGTCGTCGCGATCACCGCGCAGGTCGGCAAGGAGCGCAACTACAAGGAGTCCCACCAGTTCGTGGACCTGGTGAGCATGTTCGCCCCGGTCACGAAGTGGTCGGCGGAGGTCCCGGCCACCCAGGCCATCCCCGAGATGGTGCGGCGCGCATTCAAGACCGCGGAGTCCGAGCGGCCCGGCGCCGTCTATCTCGCCGTGCCCGAGGACGTCGACGCGGCGACGGAAGGCTCGGACCTGCGCCCGCTGCGCAGGAACGTCGTGCAGCCCGAGGCACCGTCCCCGAAGCAGATCAAGCGAGCGGTGGAGCTGCTGCGGGAGGCCCGCCGGCCGGTGATCCTCGCCGGACACGGCGCGGCGCGCGGCGGCGCCGCGGAGTCGCTGACGGCGTTCGCCACCGCACTCGACGTGTCGACCGCGACCACCTTCCACGGCAAGGGCGTCCTGCCCGACGACCACCCGTGCGCGACCGGCACGTTCGGCTTCATGCGGCGCGACTACACCAACTTCGGGTTCGAGGAGGCCGACGTCGTCATCGCCGTCGGCTACGAGCTGCAGGAGTTCGACCCGTCCCGGATAAACCCGGACGGTAACAAGAAGATCGTCCACATCCACCGCGTCCCGGCGGAGGTGGATGACAGCTACTCGGTCGACGTCGGCATCATCGGCGACATCTCGGCCTCCCTCGACGCCCTCGCCACCGAACTCGACGGCCTGCGCTGGACCATCGACGACGAGGACACCTTGGCTACCCGCGCCCTGCTGGCCAAGGAACTCGAGCAGGGCGCCGCGGACGAGCGCTACCCGCTCGCCCCGCAGCGCGTCATCGCCGACACCCGCGCCGCGCTCGGTCGCGACGACATCGTGCTGGTCGACACCGGCGCGCTGAAGATGTGGATGGCCCGGCTCTACCCGACGTACGCGCCGAACACCTGCCTCATCTCCAACGGCTTGTCCACCATGGGCTTCTCGCTGCCCGGCGCGCTCGCGGTTCAGCTCGCCAGGCCGCAGACGAAGGTGCTGGCGGCGGTCGGCGACGGCTCGTTCCTCATGCACTCCCAGGAGATCGAGACGGCGGTCCGCGAGAACATTCCGCTGACCGTGCTGATCTGGGAGGACAACGGCTACGGGCTCATCAAGTGGAAGATGGACCTGGAGGTCGGGGAAAACTCCAACACCGACTTCGGCAACCCGGACATCGTCCAGTACGCCCGCAGCTTCGGCGCGAAGGGCTACCACATCGAGTCCGCTGGGGACCTGCTGCCGACGCTCCGTGAGGCACTGGCGGACCCGGGCGTATCGATCATCAACTGCCCGGTGGACTACGCCGAGAACATGAACCTCATCAAGCACCTCGGGCACCTCGACTCGACGCTCTGA
- a CDS encoding FMN-binding glutamate synthase family protein, producing MRARSIGAAAATGLALVAARDLVQKKHALLRNFPLVGHARYVLETIGPELRQYIVTSNDEERPFSRDQRSWIYASAKGENNYFGFGTDNDIEHVQGHAYVKQRTFAGALPDLSDPQAALPSAKVLGGPRGRAKAFRPASVINISAMSFGSLSGAAVTALNKGAALAGTMQNTGEGGLSPYHLNGGDLVLQIGTSYFGCRNEDGTFNLDKLKSLVAGAPVKAIEIKLSQGAKPGLGGMLPGAKVTDEIAAIRGIPAGKDCASPSRHTAFHDVDSMLDFVELLATETGLPVGIKSAIGEMDFWEELATLMERGERGVDFVTVDGGEGGTGAAPLIFADSVSLPFRVGFSRVYGVFAERGLTDDITFIGSGKLGLPENAVVAFALGVDMINVGREAMLSIGCIQAQKCHTDKCPTGIATQNPWLARGIDAPSKGIRAAMYLRTLRRELLKVSGAVGVPHPSLITPTDIDILNGDYDARTLGSVYGYKDGWGSLGPELAHEIAELLIT from the coding sequence ATGCGTGCTCGGAGCATAGGTGCGGCAGCCGCCACGGGGTTGGCGCTGGTGGCCGCCCGCGACCTCGTGCAGAAGAAGCACGCGCTGCTGAGGAACTTCCCCCTGGTGGGACACGCCAGGTATGTGCTGGAGACGATCGGCCCCGAGCTACGGCAGTACATCGTGACGTCCAACGACGAGGAGCGTCCCTTCAGCCGTGACCAGCGCAGCTGGATCTACGCGTCGGCGAAGGGGGAGAACAACTACTTCGGGTTCGGCACCGACAACGACATCGAGCACGTGCAGGGTCATGCATACGTGAAGCAGCGTACGTTCGCCGGTGCGCTGCCCGATCTGAGCGACCCACAAGCGGCGTTGCCCTCGGCCAAGGTGCTCGGCGGACCGCGCGGCCGCGCGAAGGCGTTCCGCCCGGCGAGCGTCATCAACATCTCGGCGATGAGCTTCGGCTCGCTGTCCGGCGCGGCCGTCACGGCGCTGAACAAGGGCGCGGCGCTGGCCGGGACGATGCAGAACACCGGCGAGGGCGGCCTGTCGCCCTACCACCTCAACGGCGGGGACCTTGTCCTCCAGATCGGTACGTCGTACTTCGGCTGCCGCAACGAGGACGGGACGTTCAATCTCGACAAGCTCAAGTCACTGGTCGCGGGCGCGCCCGTCAAGGCGATCGAGATCAAGCTCTCGCAGGGCGCGAAGCCGGGGCTCGGCGGCATGCTGCCGGGCGCGAAGGTGACCGACGAGATTGCCGCGATCCGCGGCATTCCTGCGGGCAAGGACTGCGCTTCGCCGTCGCGGCACACCGCGTTCCACGACGTGGACTCGATGCTCGACTTCGTGGAACTGTTGGCCACGGAGACCGGATTGCCGGTCGGGATCAAGAGCGCCATCGGGGAGATGGACTTCTGGGAGGAACTCGCCACGCTGATGGAGCGGGGTGAGCGAGGGGTCGACTTCGTGACCGTCGACGGTGGCGAGGGCGGCACTGGGGCGGCTCCCCTGATCTTCGCCGACTCGGTGTCCCTGCCGTTCCGCGTGGGCTTCTCCCGCGTCTACGGCGTGTTCGCCGAGAGGGGCCTGACCGACGACATCACCTTCATCGGCTCCGGCAAGCTCGGCCTGCCCGAGAACGCCGTCGTCGCGTTCGCCCTCGGCGTCGACATGATCAACGTGGGCCGTGAGGCGATGCTGTCCATCGGCTGCATCCAGGCCCAGAAGTGCCACACCGACAAGTGCCCCACCGGCATCGCCACCCAGAACCCGTGGCTGGCGCGCGGCATCGACGCGCCCTCGAAGGGCATCCGGGCCGCGATGTACCTGCGCACCCTGCGCAGGGAGTTGCTGAAGGTCTCGGGCGCCGTCGGTGTCCCCCACCCGTCGCTCATCACCCCCACCGACATAGACATCCTGAACGGCGACTACGACGCCCGCACCCTGGGGAGTGTGTACGGCTACAAGGATGGCTGGGGCTCGCTCGGGCCGGAGCTCGCCCATGAGATCGCCGAACTGCTCATCACCTGA
- a CDS encoding STAS domain-containing protein, translated as MHPEFAISHRDEKGWTVVEVHGEVDVSTVPRIREYVSACIEAGRHHLIVDLVGVQFMDSTGLGLFVHIGKRIRAHAGDLRLVITNPNVLQIFQITNLHRALQIYDSAKAAME; from the coding sequence ATGCACCCCGAATTTGCCATCAGCCACCGTGACGAGAAGGGCTGGACCGTCGTCGAGGTCCACGGCGAGGTCGACGTCTCCACCGTGCCCCGGATCAGGGAGTACGTCAGCGCCTGTATCGAAGCGGGCCGGCATCACCTCATCGTGGACCTGGTGGGCGTGCAGTTCATGGACTCGACGGGCCTGGGGCTCTTCGTCCACATCGGCAAGCGGATCCGTGCACACGCCGGTGACCTGAGGCTGGTGATCACGAACCCGAATGTCCTGCAGATCTTCCAGATCACCAACCTGCACCGGGCCTTGCAGATCTATGACTCGGCAAAAGCCGCGATGGAGTGA
- a CDS encoding selenium-binding family protein has translation MRATEHAHDRDDHSSDPTLYRTPADAVAAPPEKFAYVVGFDPTAQRADALFTVGADPESPEYGRVISHAELPGLGNELHHFGWNACSSALAHAGHHHAARRYLIIPGLRSSRLHIFDTGPDPARPRLVKVVESEELAAKAEYSRPHTLHCGPEGVFLSCLGGADGADGPGGVALLDHESFEVLRAWESDRGPQRLAYDLWWHLRQNIAVTSEWGTPSMYEDGLVPELLLDRQYGHSLHFWELDSGRHLQRVDLGDENQMVLELRPAHDPEATWGFAHAVVNVEDLSASVWLWNREGEDFGVRKVITIPAEPAQTQDLPPALQPFGAVPPLITDIDLSVDDRWLYVSTWGTGDLHQYDVSDPFHPKQTAAVRLGGIVSRQPHPAEPDTPLTGGAQMVELSRDGRRVYLTNSLYSTWDAQFYPAGIDPWMVKLNADTSHGGLSADSRFYPHGPDFLGLHVHQTRLQGGDASSDSYCYRS, from the coding sequence ATGAGGGCGACTGAGCACGCTCACGACCGCGACGACCACAGTAGTGACCCCACCTTGTACCGCACTCCGGCGGATGCCGTCGCCGCGCCCCCGGAGAAGTTCGCTTACGTCGTCGGTTTCGACCCGACCGCGCAGCGCGCGGACGCGTTGTTCACCGTCGGCGCCGACCCCGAATCCCCCGAGTACGGCCGCGTGATCTCCCACGCCGAACTGCCCGGCCTGGGCAACGAACTGCACCACTTCGGCTGGAACGCCTGCTCGAGCGCGCTGGCCCATGCCGGTCATCATCACGCTGCGCGGCGCTATCTCATCATCCCGGGACTGCGCTCCTCCCGTCTGCACATCTTTGACACCGGCCCCGATCCCGCCCGCCCGCGCCTGGTCAAGGTGGTTGAGTCCGAGGAGTTGGCCGCCAAGGCCGAATACTCACGTCCGCACACACTCCACTGCGGTCCCGAAGGGGTGTTCCTGTCCTGCCTGGGCGGCGCGGACGGTGCGGACGGGCCTGGTGGCGTCGCGCTGCTGGACCACGAAAGCTTCGAAGTGCTGCGCGCCTGGGAGAGTGACCGCGGACCGCAGCGGCTCGCCTACGACCTCTGGTGGCATCTGCGCCAGAACATCGCCGTGACCAGCGAGTGGGGCACCCCCTCGATGTACGAGGACGGCCTCGTCCCCGAACTGCTGCTGGATCGCCAGTACGGCCACTCGCTGCACTTCTGGGAGCTGGACTCCGGCCGGCACCTGCAGCGCGTCGATCTGGGGGACGAGAACCAGATGGTGCTGGAGCTGCGTCCCGCGCACGACCCTGAGGCAACGTGGGGGTTCGCACACGCCGTGGTCAACGTCGAGGACCTGTCGGCGTCGGTGTGGCTGTGGAACCGGGAGGGCGAGGACTTCGGGGTCCGCAAGGTGATCACCATCCCTGCCGAGCCCGCGCAAACGCAGGACCTGCCGCCCGCACTGCAGCCGTTCGGCGCCGTTCCCCCACTGATCACCGACATCGACCTGTCGGTGGACGACCGATGGCTGTACGTATCCACATGGGGAACCGGCGATCTGCACCAATACGACGTGAGCGACCCGTTCCATCCGAAGCAGACCGCGGCCGTGCGTCTTGGCGGCATCGTCAGCCGACAGCCGCATCCCGCCGAGCCGGACACTCCACTGACCGGCGGAGCGCAGATGGTCGAGCTCAGCCGCGATGGGCGGCGCGTGTATCTGACGAACTCCTTGTACAGCACCTGGGACGCGCAGTTCTATCCCGCAGGCATCGACCCGTGGATGGTCAAGCTCAACGCCGACACCTCGCACGGCGGGCTCTCCGCCGACAGCCGCTTCTACCCGCACGGCCCGGACTTCCTGGGCCTGCACGTGCACCAGACGCGCCTGCAAGGCGGCGACGCCTCCTCGGATTCGTACTGCTACCGCAGCTGA